The genomic stretch AGATCCCAGAAGCGGTTATGTTTCTCTGATAAAACAGCTGAAGCACGCAGATGTATTCGCCTCTATAACTTACAGGGGTTCATCAAGCATAGTCCCGCTTATCTCTGAGGAGGGCATACCCTGTGCCGTCACTTCTTTGGATGCCCCTGTAGAAAGCATTGCAGGAAGAACGTCCGATGAAGAATCGACAGATACTGCCGTAATTTTTTACACTTCCGGCACTACAGGCGAACCGAAGGCTGTCCCTTTGACTCATGCCAACCTTTATGCCAGCATCAACGCATGTGTGGATCATATTGGCAAACTGACGGATGATGACGTTTTTCTTAATGCTCTGCCTAATTTCAACGCATTCGGATTTGTCTGCGGTTCCCTGATCCCTCTTGTCAAGGGCACATGTCAGGTCGTCCTTCCCACCTTCATGCCTCCTGAAGCTGCAATGGACGCTATGAGAAATGCCTCTGTAACTATCGTGCCCGCAGTTCCGACTATTATTTCGCTTCTGCTGGGAACTGTTGCAAGGGGAATTACACCTCCAAAAAGCCTCAGATACATACTCTCCGGAGGCGACAGGCTTCCTCTGGATTTTGATAAAAGATCCCAGGAGTATCTCGGCGTTCCTGTTATAGAAGGATACGGACTCACTGAAGCAGCATCGGTCGTATCGATCGCCCCTGGGATAGAAAACAGAAAAGCGGGCAGTGTCGGCACACTTTTATCATGTGTCGAAGCTGAGATAAGAAATGATGAAGGAAAGGTCCTTCCAGCAGGTTCAGAAGGCCATCTTTGGATCAGGGGCGACAATGTGGCAAAATGCTACTACCGAAACCCTGAGCTTACTGCAAAGAGATTCGTGGACGGATGGTTCGACACCTGTGACATAGCCAGATTCGACAAAGATGGATATCTCTACCTTGTAGGACGCAGGACAGAGGTGATCTTCGTCGGAGGCTTCAAAGTCTATGCACAGGAAGTAGAGAAAGTTCTGCTTGAACATCCCGCACTAGCTGAGGCGGCTGTCATAGGAGTGCCCCGCTCAATAAGCGGAGAGATAGTAAAAGCATTCGTTGTGCTGAAAAAGGATGAGAAGGTCACTTCAAAGGACCTTATCGAACACTGCAAGAAAAAACTTTCATACTATAAAGTTCCCAGAATAATCGATTTCCTCACCGAGATGCCAAGATCAAGCATCGGCGAAATTTTAAAAAGAAAACTTGAAAAGGACTAAGACTAAATGTTTGGCCTTCAGACCAGAACGATAAAAAATCTCAGCAAAAATGAAAAAAAACAGGTGGAACTTCTGCTTGAGAGAAACGGACTGACCTTTGAAGGCACACCTGACTGTACTGCTGTCGTAGAAAACCCCGATGAAAAGATAATCGCGACTGCAAGCATACAGGGCAAAGTGATAAAAATGGTGGCAGCAGACCCCGAATGGCAGGAAACCGGCCTATCCGGCATGGTGATATCTGACTTGCTGCGTTATGCCAGAGAAAACAACATATTCCACCTTTTCGTCTTCACTAAATGTGATATGGCAGATAAATTTGCATATCTGGGCTTCAGCGAACTGGCAAGGACTGAGACTGTTGTTCTGATGGAATCCGGACAACCATCTTCTGACGATTACCGTAAGATCCTTCAGCAAAACAAAATATTTTCGGGTCAAGACAACATTGGGGCTGCTGTAATGAACTGCAACCCATTTACTTATGGGCACAGATATCTCATAGAGACCGCATGCAAAGAATGTGACGGCCTTTATCTCATAATCGTCCAGGAGGACCTCTCCCTCTTTCCTTTTAATGACAGGATGATGCTGGTAGAAGAGGGCACGAAAGATCTCAGGAATGTCAGGCTGATCCCCAGCGGGGACTACGCAGTATCAAGAGCCACGTTCCCCACTTACTTCCTGAAGGACAAATGTACGGCTTCTGTTGCAGGAACACAGGCTGAACTTGACGCGACCCTTTTTGCGAACCTTTTCGTCCCGGAACTCTCAATTGTAAAACGTTTCGTTGGAACAGAACCATTTTGTCCGATCACAGCAAAGTACAACGAGATGATGAAGAAAGTCCTCCCGGCACGGGGTGTTGAAGTTGTCGAGATAGAAAGGCTGAACGACCCTACAGGAACAGCTGTGTCAGCTTCCAGGGTCAGAAAAGCCATCGTTGACAACGATTTTGAGGCGTTGAAGAAAATGCTCCCTCCTGTTACGCTGGATTACCTCTCTTCCGGGAGAGGAAGGTCTGTCGTTGAAAAACTGATCAATGAACACAAAAAAAACTGACACTGACATTGAGGATATCCTTTCTGAAATACTTTCAGGAAGAGAAGATAGAGTAAGGACCAGGGACGCACACCTCTCTGCGAATGTATTTGCCTGTCAGATAACCCTTAACATTCCCGGATATCCCAAACGCATCCCCAATGATGAAAGGGCTGTGGAAAGCTTCGGCAAGGCATTCATTGAAAAATGGACCTCCTGTCCTTTATGCGAAAAAAAGATCACAAATGCAGCGGGAGTTTGCTGGGTGGGGTTTTTTGCAGGAGATCTCACTGCTGCAAAAAAAGCAAAGGAAATTGCTGTCAGTATAGAGGAAGGGATCCCTGAAGGACGCATCTTAGACATAGATATTATCGTGCAGATAAAAACTATCTCAAGATCAGACCTTGGACTTCCTCCCCGTACATGCCTGCTCTGCAGCAGACCGGCAAAGGAGTGCGCGAGGGATCGCAGTCATTCTTATGAAGAACTTAGGACCTCAACAGAAAAACTTATAAAAAATATTTGATATCTCCGCAATTTCCTGTCGAAAAAAAGTTATCCAACATGTAAATTTAATAAAGAGTATAAATCCACTTATGATTTATTCTCATCTTTAGTCGTATAGTTTTTGAGGATATGATAAACGCCGGATCAGTTCGATCAACATAAAAAAATGGAAGATCATTGACGTTTTTATCAACATAAATTGTGCAAAATAAACTATACTTTATATAATATTTGAATACACTCAGGAGAGGATCACATGCTGAACCGTCCGGACTGGGACAGTTATTTTTTAATGATAGCAAAGGTAGTTGCCAGCAGAAGCACATGCATGCGAAGAAATGTCGGAGCTGTTCTTGTAAAGGACCAGCAAATACTCAGTACCGGATATAACGGAGCTCCCAAGGGAATAATACACTGTGAGGAAGCAGGATGTCTGAGGGAAAAGCTTGGCATCCCTTCAGGTGAAAGGCATGAGATCTGCCGCGGGTCCCATGCTGAGATAAACGCTATAGCACAGGCGGCATATGCAGGAGTAGCCACTGCGGGATGCTGGCTTTACTGTACACATGAACCCTGTGTCTACTGCACTAAAGCTCTTATAAACTGCGGATGCAGGCGCATTGTTTATATTCATCCATACCCTGACAGGATATCGAGGGAGATCATTTTGCAGTCGGGGATCGAAGCGGTATGCATACACGACGATGAACCGGTGAAGAATAATTTTTCAATAGGAGGAAATAAATAGATGTTTACACGCGAAGAATCGATCGAGTTCCTCATGGAACACAACAAGGAAGAGATGCACATCAAACATGCGTACGCTGTTGAAGCAGCAATGAAATGGTTTGCCCGGGAAAACGGCGAAGACGAAAACTACTGGGGCCTGATCGGACTTATGCACGATATTGACTGGGAGGAATTCCCCAGCACAGAAACCCACCCAATGAAGGGCGGGGAGATGCTCAGAAAAAAAGGCTACCCTGATGATTTCGTTCATGCTGTGCTCGCTCATGGGTGGGAATACTCCGGGATAAAACCTGAAACACTATGCGAAAAATATCTTTACACAATAGATGAACTTACCGGATTCATAACAGCGGTAGCACTTGTACGTCCAAGCAAATCGCTCCAGGACCTGGAACTGAAATCAGTAAAGAAAAAATGGAAAGACAAGGCTTTCGCAAGGGGTGTAAACAGAGAAGTGATCGAGAAAGGATCAGAATTGCTGAACATCCCGCTGGAAACGCTTATTGAACAGACCATCACGGCTTTAAGACCCGTAGAAAAAGAGATCGGGCTTGGTTCCTGAAAAATAATAAGAAGTATAAATATTCGGAGGGAGGATACAAAATGTCAATTTCATTGGTACTTGCCGATGACCACCCGCTTACAAGAGAAGGCATGAAAGCATATCTGGCTAAAGAGACAGATTTTAATATCCTGGGAAGCTTCGCAGACGGAGAATCAGCATGGGCGGGGATTCAGCAACTCAGACCCCAGGTGGCCCTTCTTGACATCAGGATGCCGGGAATAGACGGTGTGGCTCTCGCGCGAAAGATAAAGGAGGCATCCCTTCCCGTTGCATCTCTCATGCTCACTTCTTACGATGCACAGCAGTACGTTATGGCGTCACTCAGAGCAGGTGCCAGGGGTTACGTTCTTAAAACCGCAAGTATGGAAACTCTTTCAAAGGCGATAAGGATAGTTGCGCGGGGAGGCTTCTATCTTGACAGCGAGGTGGCAAATGCTGTTGAGCAGGAAGGCGATTTCGTTCCTGAACCTGTCTCAGTAAGAGAAAGGGAAGTCCTTCTCCTCGCAGCACGTGGACTTTCAGGAAAAGAGATAGCAACACAGCTTTTCATAAGCGAAAGGACCGTTCAGACACACCTGGCCTCAATATACGACAAACTTGGAGCAAAAAATAAGACAGAAGCAATGCTGCTCTCTCTTAAATACGGCATAGTGACCCTGGAGGAACTGCTCGATTGAGGAGAAACCTTCTCCTTCAGCTGACTGTTGCAGTCTTTCTGCCCAGCCTGGGGGCATTCCTTCTGGCATGGATAGGTTTCTGCCAGTTTGAAAATACCATGGAAGGGGTAGCCGGCTCTTACGTGCAGAACCTTGCGAGGGGAGCTGCGGCAAGGCTTGAATCTTCCCAATGGGACTTGAGGACCGATGGTACCTGGCAACCAAATCAGTACAGGTCACGCATTCTAGGACTTGGAGAAATGATGTCAGATGAGATGGCTGTCCCGGGCATGTTTGCTGTCTTCGACAGTGACGGAAATCTTATATACGGGACATCAGACGTCACGATCCTCTCTATCATATGGAACAAACCGATAGCCACTATGTCTCCCCAAAAAATCAGGGGACCTGACGGAAGATTTTACACCATAGCAGTCTACCCTATGCTTCAGAGAAATCTATTCGTTCTGGCCGCTGTATCCTGGGACAAACTGCTTGGACCAATGGTATCGCTTACTACTTTCTGGCCGTTTATTATGGGGATCCTTGGGTTGATCGGGATCTTCTCAGTCTACATAATGTGGCAGAAAGTGATAATGCCTCTTAAAGACCTCGAAGAAGAGGTCTCGATGCTCAGCTGGGGTGAAGAAGTCCCTCTGAAAAACGCACCTGAAGCAGTTACAGAGCTTCAGAAACTCAGAGAAGCCCTTGTAGTCCTTGCAAACTCTGCAATAGACAAAGTACAGCTCTCACGAAGGTATGTTAATGACCTTGTAAAGGTGCAGGAGGAAGAGAGGGCAAGAATATCTCGTGAGATACATGACGGCCCCCTTCAGGACCTGACTGCCCTGATACAGAGGCTCAGGCTGCTTTCCCTCGACATTGATTCTCCAGTAGAAAGGGAGAAACAGCTTGAAGAGGCAAAAAGCGCAGCAATGGCAGGAGTCAAAGAGATGAGGGAACTATGCAACAACCTTACCCCTCCCTGGCTTGACCTGGGAATAGTCCAGGCCCTTACTGAGCTTTCGGAGAGACAGAGTGCTCAGCTGAACATAAAGATACACCTGGACCTTCAGGAGATCCCTGACCTTTCTGATGAAGCAACTCTTGCATTTTTCAGGGTAGCCCAGGAGGCTGTCAACAACTCAGCAAGACATGCCGACGCGGAGAATGTATCTATTTCACTCAAAAATACAGGCAAAATGATACTCCTTCAGATAGAGGACGACGGAAAAGGCTTTGAGGTCCTGGACAACTTCACTGAACTTCGTGTTCAGGGACACAGGGGCCTTTCGAACATGCGCGAAAGAATGTCCATAGTAGGAGGTCACTTCAGCATTTTCTCAACTCCGGGAAAAGGTACCGTAATTCGTTGTGAACTGCCGCTAGTGACTGTACAATAAATCAGGATCTTTTACCAAAATGATCGAAAGGTGGGAGCCCATAAGGGCGAATAACTTGAAATTAATAATTCATGGAGCAGCTGGAGAGGTAACAGGATCAAACTATATGATCGAAACCGGTTCATACAAAGTCCTTGTGGACTGCGGTTTTCACCAGGGGCAGGACGAGGAGAAGCATGAGGGAGAATCTTTTTCATTTGACCCTGCTTCAGTCGACGCGCTGCTTCTCACTCACGCACACATCGACCACAGCGGAAGGATACCCCTGCTCGTAAAGGAAGGCTTTAAGGGAAAGATCTTCTGCACATTCGCAACATCGGAGCTCGTTGAAATACTTTGGAGGGATTCAGCCAGACTTATGGGAGAAGAGGCTGAATGGAGGACAAGAAAGAATTCAAGAAAAGGCCTGCCTGCAGTAGAGCCCCTATACACTGAAAAAGAGGTGGAGGATTCCCTTGGATTGCGTTCACCTATCCCTTATGACGAAGAAATTGAGATCATGAACGGACTTAAGGTCCGCTTCCGCGAAGCAGGACACATTCTCGGAAGTTCGATAATCGAAACATGGGTATCAGAAAACAACGGAGAAAAACCTGTAAAAGTAGTCTTTTCCGGGGACCTTGGCCCATTTGAAGGTGTTATAGAAAATCCACCGACTTTTATTGAAGATGCAGATTTCGTGCTGATAGAATCAACTTACGGGGACAGGCTTCATAAATCTCTCGAAGACACAAGGACAGAATTTGAAGAAGCTCTCAAGGAAGCTCTCAAAACAAGCGCAAAGGTACTTGTTCCTACATTTGTAGTAGACAGGGCTCAGAGGGTACTTTACGAATTTGACCGTTTCCAGAAAAAATATCCTGATCTCAAGATGCCGAAGATCTATCTTGATTCACCGATGGGAATAAAGGTAACTGAGATCTATGGCAAATATATTCCCCTTCTTTCAGATGACCTTAAAGAAATGTTCCGGAAAGGGGATGACCCGTTCGAACCGGAGAACTTCCAGTTCTCACGGTCAGCAGATGAATCGAGAGCAATAAATGAAGAAAAGAGCGGGATCATACTTGCCGGAAGCGGAATGTGTTCAGGGGGAAGGATAATGCATCATCTCAAACATAACCTCTACAAGCACGATACCCATGTTCTGTTTGTTGGATATCAGGCCAATGGGACACTCGGACGC from Synergistetes bacterium HGW-Synergistetes-1 encodes the following:
- a CDS encoding cytidine deaminase, translated to MLNRPDWDSYFLMIAKVVASRSTCMRRNVGAVLVKDQQILSTGYNGAPKGIIHCEEAGCLREKLGIPSGERHEICRGSHAEINAIAQAAYAGVATAGCWLYCTHEPCVYCTKALINCGCRRIVYIHPYPDRISREIILQSGIEAVCIHDDEPVKNNFSIGGNK
- a CDS encoding DNA-binding response regulator; protein product: MSISLVLADDHPLTREGMKAYLAKETDFNILGSFADGESAWAGIQQLRPQVALLDIRMPGIDGVALARKIKEASLPVASLMLTSYDAQQYVMASLRAGARGYVLKTASMETLSKAIRIVARGGFYLDSEVANAVEQEGDFVPEPVSVREREVLLLAARGLSGKEIATQLFISERTVQTHLASIYDKLGAKNKTEAMLLSLKYGIVTLEELLD
- a CDS encoding MBL fold hydrolase, which translates into the protein MKLIIHGAAGEVTGSNYMIETGSYKVLVDCGFHQGQDEEKHEGESFSFDPASVDALLLTHAHIDHSGRIPLLVKEGFKGKIFCTFATSELVEILWRDSARLMGEEAEWRTRKNSRKGLPAVEPLYTEKEVEDSLGLRSPIPYDEEIEIMNGLKVRFREAGHILGSSIIETWVSENNGEKPVKVVFSGDLGPFEGVIENPPTFIEDADFVLIESTYGDRLHKSLEDTRTEFEEALKEALKTSAKVLVPTFVVDRAQRVLYEFDRFQKKYPDLKMPKIYLDSPMGIKVTEIYGKYIPLLSDDLKEMFRKGDDPFEPENFQFSRSADESRAINEEKSGIILAGSGMCSGGRIMHHLKHNLYKHDTHVLFVGYQANGTLGRRLVDGAKEIRIAGEDVSVKAQLHTLNGFSAHADRNELLEWAGNFPKKTRFIVVHGEPKSAQALAMGLNDKGYAAQVPALNDTIDLLAPAEEKAVKMPVISQRIIDRLELSPQDIIQLLAAITHKADEMQRQTIEAKDYAQIMPLLVSAKTLLETAASLGENIKKSV
- a CDS encoding sensor histidine kinase codes for the protein MRRNLLLQLTVAVFLPSLGAFLLAWIGFCQFENTMEGVAGSYVQNLARGAAARLESSQWDLRTDGTWQPNQYRSRILGLGEMMSDEMAVPGMFAVFDSDGNLIYGTSDVTILSIIWNKPIATMSPQKIRGPDGRFYTIAVYPMLQRNLFVLAAVSWDKLLGPMVSLTTFWPFIMGILGLIGIFSVYIMWQKVIMPLKDLEEEVSMLSWGEEVPLKNAPEAVTELQKLREALVVLANSAIDKVQLSRRYVNDLVKVQEEERARISREIHDGPLQDLTALIQRLRLLSLDIDSPVEREKQLEEAKSAAMAGVKEMRELCNNLTPPWLDLGIVQALTELSERQSAQLNIKIHLDLQEIPDLSDEATLAFFRVAQEAVNNSARHADAENVSISLKNTGKMILLQIEDDGKGFEVLDNFTELRVQGHRGLSNMRERMSIVGGHFSIFSTPGKGTVIRCELPLVTVQ
- a CDS encoding hydrolase, whose amino-acid sequence is MFTREESIEFLMEHNKEEMHIKHAYAVEAAMKWFARENGEDENYWGLIGLMHDIDWEEFPSTETHPMKGGEMLRKKGYPDDFVHAVLAHGWEYSGIKPETLCEKYLYTIDELTGFITAVALVRPSKSLQDLELKSVKKKWKDKAFARGVNREVIEKGSELLNIPLETLIEQTITALRPVEKEIGLGS
- the citC gene encoding [citrate (pro-3S)-lyase] ligase; the encoded protein is MFGLQTRTIKNLSKNEKKQVELLLERNGLTFEGTPDCTAVVENPDEKIIATASIQGKVIKMVAADPEWQETGLSGMVISDLLRYARENNIFHLFVFTKCDMADKFAYLGFSELARTETVVLMESGQPSSDDYRKILQQNKIFSGQDNIGAAVMNCNPFTYGHRYLIETACKECDGLYLIIVQEDLSLFPFNDRMMLVEEGTKDLRNVRLIPSGDYAVSRATFPTYFLKDKCTASVAGTQAELDATLFANLFVPELSIVKRFVGTEPFCPITAKYNEMMKKVLPARGVEVVEIERLNDPTGTAVSASRVRKAIVDNDFEALKKMLPPVTLDYLSSGRGRSVVEKLINEHKKN
- a CDS encoding AMP-dependent synthetase, with the protein product MAPRLEDIIISNLESLRTEPFIWWQKTWWSGGAFLELTEECEKGFRSSGFKAGQRMAFLLPNSPILLASMIAIWKLGGTVVPIDPRSGYVSLIKQLKHADVFASITYRGSSSIVPLISEEGIPCAVTSLDAPVESIAGRTSDEESTDTAVIFYTSGTTGEPKAVPLTHANLYASINACVDHIGKLTDDDVFLNALPNFNAFGFVCGSLIPLVKGTCQVVLPTFMPPEAAMDAMRNASVTIVPAVPTIISLLLGTVARGITPPKSLRYILSGGDRLPLDFDKRSQEYLGVPVIEGYGLTEAASVVSIAPGIENRKAGSVGTLLSCVEAEIRNDEGKVLPAGSEGHLWIRGDNVAKCYYRNPELTAKRFVDGWFDTCDIARFDKDGYLYLVGRRTEVIFVGGFKVYAQEVEKVLLEHPALAEAAVIGVPRSISGEIVKAFVVLKKDEKVTSKDLIEHCKKKLSYYKVPRIIDFLTEMPRSSIGEILKRKLEKD